Proteins encoded in a region of the Isosphaeraceae bacterium EP7 genome:
- a CDS encoding helix-turn-helix domain-containing protein, translating into MAARVLLRPVNPAEQLAITALIQSRTAPIRSIERARIIQAAASGLSAAAIAASLGCSRPTAYAWIRRFNDHGLDGLEERRRSGRPPTYCAGQRAEVVATALTDPQSLGLPFASWTMDRLHVYLDDQKALAKRRSRIGEIHIEEGLRWRKQETWFGERVDPDFAVKRGSSPNSTRPLPRAR; encoded by the coding sequence TTGGCCGCCCGCGTCCTCCTTCGCCCGGTAAATCCCGCAGAACAGCTGGCCATAACGGCCCTGATTCAGTCACGAACCGCCCCAATCCGCTCGATCGAGCGGGCCCGCATCATCCAAGCCGCCGCCAGCGGCCTATCGGCCGCGGCTATCGCGGCGAGCCTGGGATGCTCGCGGCCCACGGCCTATGCCTGGATCCGACGATTCAACGATCACGGCCTCGACGGGCTGGAGGAGCGACGCCGCTCGGGCCGGCCACCGACCTATTGCGCCGGGCAGCGGGCCGAGGTCGTCGCCACCGCCCTGACCGACCCGCAGTCGCTGGGCCTGCCCTTCGCCTCGTGGACGATGGACCGCCTTCACGTCTATCTCGACGACCAGAAGGCCCTAGCCAAGAGGCGGAGTCGCATCGGCGAGATCCACATTGAGGAGGGCCTCCGCTGGCGCAAACAGGAGACATGGTTCGGCGAGCGGGTGGACCCCGACTTCGCCGTAAAAAGGGGGTCATCGCCGAACTCTACACGTCCCCTCCCGAGGGCTCGGTAG
- a CDS encoding transposase has translation MAKSFRGSRLVHADPGTDEQGQPQPAGRATQEADYGRRGKGYIFGAFRPATGEALTAPHGGRTTANWVDFLEKAEAWLPVEFERVYAVVDNLKAHRAPDVLFFGLAHPRWEFVFQPKYAAYLNLIEPWWKLLRSLALKGRRFETWEAITQAVAAATAYWNEHRHPLVWGRRRRHRPRRQPGVAAVPGIRAIAG, from the coding sequence TTGGCTAAGAGCTTCCGCGGATCGCGACTGGTCCATGCCGATCCCGGCACGGACGAACAGGGGCAGCCTCAACCCGCCGGGCGGGCCACTCAGGAGGCGGACTACGGCCGGCGCGGCAAGGGCTACATCTTCGGGGCGTTTCGCCCCGCGACGGGCGAGGCGTTGACGGCCCCTCACGGTGGCCGGACCACGGCCAACTGGGTGGACTTCCTGGAGAAGGCCGAGGCGTGGTTGCCTGTGGAGTTCGAGCGGGTGTATGCGGTGGTCGACAACCTGAAAGCCCACCGCGCCCCCGATGTGCTGTTCTTCGGCCTGGCTCATCCGCGTTGGGAGTTCGTCTTCCAGCCGAAGTACGCGGCGTATCTCAACCTGATCGAGCCATGGTGGAAGCTGCTGCGGTCGCTGGCGTTGAAGGGTCGGCGGTTCGAGACGTGGGAGGCGATTACTCAGGCGGTCGCGGCGGCGACGGCCTACTGGAACGAGCATCGCCATCCGCTCGTGTGGGGTCGGCGACGACGCCATCGGCCCCGACGGCAACCTGGAGTCGCCGCCGTGCCGGGAATCAGGGCAATTGCCGGATGA